From the Saccharomycodes ludwigii strain NBRC 1722 chromosome I, whole genome shotgun sequence genome, one window contains:
- the LSM4 gene encoding U6 snRNA complex subunit LSM4 (similar to Saccharomyces cerevisiae YER112W | LSM4 | Like SM) codes for MLPLYLLTNSKDQQLIIELKTHEKITGTLNNVDSWMNITLKQAKLTQFNETLELPELYIRGRFIKCITLQENVIDTIKQNNNNGNNNNINNYSNSGGYNNNRDRFNRRSHINNNNSNNRGMRRSYYNNSNGSYNQQHHHHNGYLNNNSNNNNNTNNNNNNRQSRVYYYDNNNNNNGSNNNNTRSGLGGYVQFHQPRDVIESSTNGNSQL; via the coding sequence ATGTTACCtctatatttattaactaATTCTAAGGACCAACAATTAATTATCGAATTAAAAACGCACGAAAAAATCACCGGTACTTTAAATAATGTTGATTCATGGATGAATATTACCTTAAAACAAGCTAAATTAACACAATTTAACGAGACTTTAGAATTACCTGAACTTTATATTCGTGGTAGATTTATCAAATGTATAACTCTACAGGAAAATGTGATTGACacaattaaacaaaataacaataatggaaataataacaatattaataactatAGCAACAGCGGTGgctacaataataatagagaTAGATTTAACAGAAGATCCCAtataaacaacaacaattctAATAACAGAGGTATGAGGAGAAgctattataataatagcaacgGAAGCTATAATCAGCAACACCATCATCATAATGGATacttgaataataatagtaacaacaacaacaatactaataataataataataaccgCCAGTCACGTGTCTACTACtatgataacaataacaataataatggttctaataataacaatactagGAGTGGATTAGGTGGGTATGTTCAATTTCATCAACCAAGGGATGTTATAGAATCTTCCACGAATGGGAATTCAcaattataa
- the SWI4 gene encoding SBF complex DNA-binding subunit SWI4 (similar to Saccharomyces cerevisiae YER111C | SWI4 | SWItching deficient) translates to MVHTTDSFSSSSKSAARSADDPKGVELLPAHSNNQQHQRQNLYIDNDESIALTNKLLIKNALHNPRDDYKEEEMELFKTPMVNKIHFNSDVLPLGTIDNPILEIATYGGVDVYECYTRVPTGQMVMRRVKDNWVNATQIFKVGKFTKAHRTKILDEENKRIRHEKIQGGYGRFQGTWIPLEDAKYIISKYRILHPIVVRLLSFVSDPNNPVPRREKMNTLKVKSPNASLLSPSGYSKTPKANRKGNADHNSTSTTNSNSSSGKITKSGLKKSASFNNKKNSNNNIKKQSNSLASNTATISSIQRIPTAATSSFMETPMKLGSNVFATPQHQLNAQNNNNNNNNNNNNNNNNNNNNNNNSNNSNIKSNDNNNASTNTNNSNSNTDSNNNLTTDDSDRTILLDNENKSISTDQSPCNNRLLGLENQQGLSSINYTPNHYISQTVMNKQDTSFLANRTYLKDDVSNISLNICSQNTKNDKNKNIVSTDPNHIQISTKDYQQKAYLRMTNRYSKNNGDITGSSSTFSSNLNPKIFTRSHNKAPVTTTATRPLQFYMYPTNNSSMSPENNNKSNIVSTPHQNMATIMHNNFNISSNSQSIDTFLMQNGHEHNNENFDSSNGNIFSNVPPLNQFSNTNLYANNNNNNNNLIRGKIINNSTVIQNGKIITSTPANTINLKQKRAQQHFQRIKQQQEEQQHHFFPPQMVTMINYPKQKHSYVNANGIVSNIDNNPDGATSYIDSKLSSTPMFVNNAKNNSTVPINNMAIDTASEVVATEEEYKMMLLNILSGSDDDNKNNDYLSYISKKLLNPPSNFNIDFIIDEEGHTTLHWAVSMGYLPFVRILLYNLKSDPLICNSKGFNCITKACFYNNCFKNQSFTEFLYLMPQCLITPDRNGRLPLHYLMDLSVNKNKDPKIIEHYLQCILQVLATPFPQTLPNGEQVMITLLSTVLNHQDIMGNTPLHLAALNMNIAMCENLLNIGANRSVVNSEGETMDSILTRYQNMFSKSDDNNSQMSLSAPARTTKNNSNNDGTKNSSTDIQPSNINLANRHESDTEYGITKKTDNIIKINKHGLTNFKSTNGAREVLPRSHSSISSSVNINNNANDNSLNTKVRKRNRTNSVIEIHSSNRLETVDEIPKEKSMTPNLFLHQANQNTINNNNTNITAPVSSSTGSDVAKGNGDYGNKAGIGDKIIKKENNSKGSIHRDNVDDELLVEPISVNINASLSMDQNGDNINNDHLLSNAVVTASNTNANISILKYNEEAFNMTGVNKLHAEPNQNLNGVFIGNSFANINTAAAANNISLNKGDGMLLLSPQLPSRQLSSMSNTKGLIGKKIESQTLNKTFELSQTFNNFRVQLESLYLGRLEKIAIMEEKLEMLNQSIEHHKNFLIKLNKEPQEDLIKQEKILGYNYTRYLSALEKNQALNLAISVEEEERKIEPDMKNGIKTLEDSVADTNDKSKDQDVVSKSEVLDEKLSLIKLCIKLTVRQLKRRQTVNEICENKGLLNNEKLFKYRRLIGRSIQDIDSKLDDIERDLRENEEEEIGV, encoded by the coding sequence ATGGTTCATACAACcgattctttttcttcctcctcCAAATCTGCTGCGAGGTCAGCTGATGACCCCAAAGGAGTGGAATTGTTACCTGCACATTCAAATAACCAACAGCATCAACGccaaaatttatatattgataatgatgaaagCATTGCATTAACAAACAAACTACTGATTAAAAATGCATTACATAATCCTAGAGATGATTATAAAGAGGAAGAAATGGAATTATTCAAAACTCCAATggtaaataaaattcattTTAATTCAGATGTATTACCGTTAGGCACAATTGATAATCCAATATTAGAAATAGCCACATATGGTGGGGTGGATGTTTATGAGTGTTACACAAGAGTGCCAACTGGTCAAATGGTTATGAGAAGAGTTAAAGATAATTGGGTTAATGCTACTCAAATTTTTAAGGTGGGAAAGTTTACTAAAGCTCATAGAACGAAGATTTTggatgaagaaaataaaagaattcGTCACGAAAAAATTCAAGGTGGCTACGGTAGGTTTCAGGGGACTTGGATTCCACTAGAAGAtgcaaaatatataattagtAAATACAGAATACTTCACCCCATAGTGGTGAGATTGTTAAGTTTCGTTTCCGATCCAAATAACCCCGTTCCTAGAAGAGAGAAGATGAATACACTAAAAGTAAAATCACCAAATGCAAGTTTGTTATCCCCTTCAGGGTATAGCAAGACACCAAAGGCCAATAGAAAAGGCAATGCAGATCATAATAGTACTAGTACTACCAATAGTAACAGTAGTAGTGggaaaataacaaaaagtGGACTGAAAAAATCGGCAAGTTTCAacaataagaaaaatagtaataataatataaagaaaCAGTCAAACAGTCTAGCTAGTAACACTGCTACTATTTCTTCAATTCAAAGGATTCCTACTGCTGCTACTTCTTCATTTATGGAAACTCCAATGAAATTGGGTTCTAATGTTTTTGCTACACCTCAACACCAACTTAATGcgcaaaataataataataataataataataataataataataataataataataataataataataacaataatagcaataatagcAACATCAAGAgtaatgacaataataatgccaGCACtaacactaataatagtaatagtaatactgACAGCAATAACAATCTGACTACTGATGATAGTGATCGTACTATTTTATtagataatgaaaataagtCAATTTCTACCGATCAATCACCTTGTAACAATAGGTTATTAGGTTTGGAAAATCAGCAAGGTTTGAGTAGTATTAATTACACACCGAATCATTATATTAGTCAGACAGTCATGAATAAACAGGATACTAGTTTTTTGGCAAATAGAACATATTTAAAGGATGATGTTAGTAATATTTCGTTGAATATTTGTAGTCAAAATACTAAGAacgataaaaataaaaatattgtttcaACAGATCCAAATCATATACAAATAAGCACCAAAGACTATCAACAGAAGGCATATTTAAGAATGACTAATAGATacagtaaaaataatggtgATATTACTGGTTCTTCTAGTACATTTTCTTCGAATTTAAATCCTAAAATTTTTACTCGTAGTCATAATAAAGCACCAGTCACTACCACGGCTACAAGACCATTACAGTTTTATATGTACCCAACTAACAATAGTAGTATGTCGCcggaaaataataataagagcAATATTGTTAGCACACCGCATCAAAATATGGCAACTATTATGCataataatttcaatatCTCATCAAATAGTCAAAGTATAGACACATTTTTAATGCAAAATGGACATGAGCATAATAATGAGAATTTTGATTCCAGTAATGGTAACATTTTTAGCAATGTACCGCCGCTAAACCAATTTAGCAATACCAATTTGTatgccaataataataataataataataatctcataaggggaaaaataattaataattctacTGTGATTCAAAATGGGAAAATCATAACATCCACACCGGCAAACACcattaatttaaaacaaaaaagagcACAACAACACTTTCAGAGAATAAAACAACAGCAAGAAGAACAGCaacatcatttttttccacCACAGATGGTGACAATGATCAATTATCCAAAGCAGAAACATTCTTATGTTAATGCTAATGGTATTGTTAgtaatattgataataatccCGATGGTGCCACTAGTTATATTGATTCTAAACTGTCTAGTACTCCAATGTTCGTTAATAATGCTAAGAACAATAGCACTGTACCAATTAACAATATGGCCATTGATACAGCTAGTGAGGTGGTTGCCACTGAAGAAGAATACAAGATGATGTTGCTGAATATTTTAAGTGGTTccgatgatgataataaaaataatgattatttgtcttatatttcaaaaaaattattaaatccACCATCTAATTTCAACATAGACTTTATTATAGATGAGGAGGGTCACACTACCTTACATTGGGCTGTTTCTATGGGATATTTGCCATTTGTTAGAATATTactatataatttaaaatctgATCCATTAATTTGCAACTCCAAAGGTTTTAATTGTATTACTAAAGcatgtttttataataattgttttaaaaaccaAAGCTTTACAgagtttttatatttgatgCCTCAATGTTTAATTACTCCAGACAGAAACGGTAGATTACCGCTACATTATTTAATGGATTTGAGcgttaataaaaacaaggatcctaaaattattgaacATTATTTGCAATGCATTTTACAGGTTCTTGCTACACCATTTCCGCAGACCTTGCCTAATGGAGAACAAGTAATGATTACGCTGCTGAGCACTGTATTAAATCACCAAGATATTATGGGGAATACTCCCTTGCATTTAGCAGCACTAAATATGAATATCGCTATGTGcgaaaatttattgaatattGGGGCTAATAGAAGCGTTGTGAATTCAGAGGGGGAAACCATGGATTCAATCCTAACGAGATATCAGAATATGTTTAGTAAATCggatgataataattcaCAAATGAGTTTGTCTGCACCAGCTAGAACTACCAaaaacaatagtaataatgatggTACCAAAAATTCTAGTACTGATATCCAGCCTTCTAATATAAATCTTGCTAATAGACATGAATCGGATACTGAATATGGGATTACCAAAAAGACTGATAACATTATTAAGATTAATAAGCATGGTCttacaaattttaaatctaCTAATGGTGCAAGAGAGGTGTTACCAAGATCCCATTCAAGCATATCAAGTTCagttaatattaataacaacgcTAATGATAACAGCCTTAATACTAAAGTAAGAAAGAGAAATAGAACAAACAGTGTTATTGAAATACATAGTAGTAACAGATTAGAAACGGTAGATGAAATTcctaaagaaaaaagcaTGACACcgaatttatttttgcatCAAGCAAACCAaaatactattaataataataatactaacaTTACTGCTCCCGTATCCTCTTCTACTGGTAGTGACGTTGCTAAGGGAAATGGTGATTATGGCAACAAGGCTGGTATCGGTGAtaaaatcataaaaaaagaaaataatagtaaagGCAGTATTCATAGGGATAATGTAGATGATGAACTTTTAGTTGAACCAATATCAGTAAATATTAATGCCAGTTTATCCATGGATCAAAATGgtgataatataaataatgatCATCTTCTTAGCAATGCGGTTGTTACTGCTTCTAATACAAACGCCAACATATCAATACTTAAGTATAACGAAGAAGCATTCAATATGACTGGAGTGAACAAACTTCATGCTGAACCAAATCAGAATTTAAACGGTGTATTTATTGGAAATAGTTTTGCTAATATTAACACCGCCGCAGctgctaataatattagcCTTAACAAGGGAGACGGtatgttgttattatcgcCACAGCTACCATCTAGACAATTAAGTAGTATGAGTAATACTAAGGGGTTAAtaggtaaaaaaatagaatctCAAACTTTGAACAAGACTTTTGAACTATCTCAAAcattcaataattttaggGTGCAATTAGAAAGTTTATATTTAGGCCGATTAGAAAAAATCGCAATTAtggaagaaaaattagagATGTTGAATCAATCGATTGAACATCACAAGAATTTCTTAattaaattgaataaagAACCACAAGAGGACTTAATTAAACAGGAAAAGATTTTGGGTTACAATTACACCAGATATTTGTCGGCCTTGGAGAAAAACCAGGCTTTAAATTTGGCCATCTCTgtagaggaagaagaacgAAAAATTGAACCAGATATGAAAAATGGCATTAAAACCTTAGAAGATAGTGTTGCAGATACAAATGATAAAAGCAAAGATCAGGATGTTGTTTCTAAAAGTGAGGTATTGGATGAAAAATTATcgttaataaaattatgtATAAAATTAACTGTCAGGCAACTGAAAAGGAGACAAACTGTTAATGAAATATGTGAGAACAAGggattattaaataatgaaaaattatttaaatataggAGGTTGATTGGTCGTTCAATCCAAGATATTGATTCTAAATTGGATGATATCGAAAGGGATCTCCgtgaaaatgaagaagaagagatTGGAgtttga